In Nocardia asteroides, the following proteins share a genomic window:
- a CDS encoding DUF7373 family lipoprotein, whose amino-acid sequence MHRMIRVGAAVAAMIVLSSCEEPGKTVRVPASTTAAATTTTSPEQALRTGKLAEGMRIAEVLALPTDIDPRFVRHGSSDVLTSARLRISAGHHNAIAEAADDNGLLAGFVSERSNGSMEIGESHWLTHGVLRFPDAAAATTAADDFATAATAERGLLQTADWTPTPLATAPDTRFVQLTARGRVEGMAFTPYRDYVVFTKVRAGALADIEAITARALERQRPLLDSFTATATADLARLPYDPDGIYALSIGDNGSGRGAYRQHAALLFAEDQQAAVTLYPRLGVSALATKGSTVYRAADAAGAAELSAATAAAIAAARAKTTAPAPADVPGVSCLTDGKDHANAWVCLVTAGRHVAEVWAKTQEVAHSEAREQYRVLAAAK is encoded by the coding sequence ATGCATCGAATGATCCGGGTGGGGGCGGCCGTGGCCGCGATGATCGTGCTCAGCTCGTGTGAGGAACCGGGCAAGACGGTCCGGGTACCCGCCAGCACCACGGCGGCGGCGACCACGACGACCAGTCCCGAGCAGGCCCTGCGCACGGGCAAGCTGGCCGAGGGCATGCGGATCGCCGAGGTGCTGGCGCTGCCCACCGACATCGACCCCCGTTTCGTCCGGCACGGCAGCTCCGATGTCCTCACCTCGGCGCGGTTGCGGATCTCCGCCGGGCACCACAACGCGATCGCCGAGGCCGCCGACGACAACGGCTTGCTGGCCGGGTTCGTCAGCGAGCGATCCAACGGCAGCATGGAGATCGGCGAATCCCACTGGCTCACCCACGGCGTGCTGCGCTTCCCCGACGCCGCCGCCGCGACGACCGCCGCCGACGACTTCGCCACCGCCGCGACCGCCGAACGCGGACTGCTGCAGACGGCCGACTGGACACCGACGCCCCTGGCGACCGCGCCGGACACGCGGTTCGTCCAGCTGACCGCGCGCGGCCGGGTCGAGGGCATGGCCTTCACGCCGTACCGCGACTACGTCGTGTTCACCAAGGTGCGCGCCGGTGCGCTCGCCGACATCGAGGCGATCACCGCGCGGGCCCTGGAACGGCAACGGCCGCTGCTGGATTCGTTCACCGCGACGGCCACGGCCGACCTCGCCCGCCTGCCCTACGACCCGGACGGCATCTACGCGCTCTCGATCGGCGACAACGGCAGCGGCCGGGGCGCCTACCGGCAGCACGCCGCGCTGCTCTTCGCCGAGGACCAGCAGGCGGCGGTGACGCTGTATCCCCGGCTGGGCGTGAGCGCTCTGGCCACCAAGGGCAGCACCGTCTACCGCGCCGCCGACGCGGCGGGCGCGGCCGAACTCAGCGCGGCCACCGCGGCCGCCATCGCCGCCGCGCGCGCCAAGACCACCGCGCCCGCGCCGGCCGACGTACCCGGGGTGTCCTGCCTGACCGACGGGAAGGACCATGCCAACGCCTGGGTCTGCCTGGTGACCGCGGGCAGGCACGTCGCCGAGGTCTGGGCGAAGACCCAGGAGGTGGCGCACAGCGAGGCGCGCGAGCAGTACCGGGTACTCGCGGCGGCGAAGTAG
- a CDS encoding tRNA (adenine-N1)-methyltransferase → MTARRTGPFTIGDRVQLTDAKGRLYTVVLEEGKEFHTHRGGIKHDDLIGTDEGTVVKSTNGTPYLALRPLLVDYVLSMPRGAAVIYPKDAAQIVHEGDVFPGARVLEAGAGSGALTCSLLRAVGPEGEVISYEIRDDHAEHAVRNVETFFGERPANWSLTVADVAGYEGEQVDRVVLDMLAPWDALPAVSKALVPGGVLIVYVATVTQLSKVVEALREQECWTEPRSWESMVRGWHVVGLAVRPEHRMQGHTAFLVSARRLAEGTVTPKPQRRPSKG, encoded by the coding sequence ATGACGGCCAGACGGACCGGTCCATTCACCATCGGGGACCGGGTGCAGCTGACCGATGCCAAGGGGCGCCTCTACACGGTGGTGCTGGAGGAAGGGAAGGAATTCCACACCCACCGCGGCGGCATCAAACACGACGACCTCATCGGCACCGACGAGGGCACCGTCGTGAAGTCCACCAACGGCACCCCCTACCTGGCGCTGCGCCCGCTGCTCGTCGACTACGTGCTGTCGATGCCGCGCGGCGCGGCCGTGATCTACCCCAAGGACGCGGCGCAGATCGTCCACGAGGGCGATGTCTTCCCCGGCGCGCGGGTGCTCGAGGCCGGCGCGGGCTCCGGCGCGCTCACCTGCTCGCTGTTGCGGGCCGTCGGGCCCGAGGGCGAGGTGATCTCCTACGAGATCCGCGACGACCACGCCGAGCACGCGGTGCGCAACGTCGAAACCTTCTTCGGCGAACGTCCGGCAAACTGGTCGCTGACCGTCGCCGACGTCGCGGGCTACGAGGGTGAGCAGGTCGACCGCGTGGTCCTGGACATGCTCGCGCCCTGGGACGCGTTGCCCGCCGTTTCCAAGGCGCTGGTCCCCGGCGGCGTCCTCATCGTCTACGTGGCGACGGTCACCCAGCTGTCGAAGGTGGTCGAGGCCCTGCGTGAGCAGGAATGCTGGACCGAGCCCCGCTCCTGGGAGTCCATGGTCCGCGGCTGGCACGTCGTCGGCCTGGCGGTGCGCCCCGAACACCGCATGCAGGGCCACACCGCCTTCCTGGTGAGCGCCCGCCGCCTCGCCGAGGGCACCGTCACCCCCAAGCCTCAACGTCGCCCCTCCAAGGGCTGA